One window from the genome of Paraclostridium sordellii encodes:
- a CDS encoding MATE family efflux transporter, which yields MNNIFNLNDENKRFYKLLISLCIPIIIQNLISTSVNVIDTVMISSLGETSVASIGVANQFFFLFNMTLSGLTGGAGLFISQFYGKNDTNNIKKVTGLNVLLGIILGLIFFIPALFFPKLIIHFFSYDTNVIKLCIDYFSIIAFCYPLIAVSTVFSMGSRSVRNPKLGMICSAIALISNIILNYGLIFGNLGLPALGVKGAALATVIARLIEFLLLVSYVYVFKKNYILRFNLSNLKSIDKSFINAFFTKSTPILLNDSGWAIGTVLYSVAYSKAGTSAIAASQIATSTGNFFIMTAVCVAIGASIMLGNELGADNKEVAIDYAKKFSKIVFIVGTILGILLIFNIPMLLKMFSVSDSLAPDIIKIFVIMGLLMGLKSFNTLLIIGVLRSGGDTKYSLFLELGCMWLVSLPLTFIFAIKGAPIYVLVLLTYSEEIVKFIFGVPRAMSKKWVANIVKEIN from the coding sequence TTGAATAATATTTTTAATTTAAATGATGAAAATAAGAGATTTTATAAACTATTAATTTCACTTTGTATACCTATAATAATACAAAATCTTATATCAACTTCAGTAAATGTTATAGATACAGTTATGATTAGTAGTTTAGGAGAAACTTCAGTTGCTTCTATAGGAGTAGCTAATCAATTTTTCTTTTTATTTAATATGACTCTATCTGGTTTAACAGGTGGGGCTGGATTATTTATATCTCAATTTTATGGGAAGAACGATACTAATAATATAAAAAAGGTTACAGGTTTGAATGTTTTACTTGGAATAATACTTGGACTGATATTTTTTATACCTGCACTTTTCTTCCCTAAGCTTATAATACACTTTTTCTCTTATGATACTAATGTAATAAAACTTTGTATCGACTACTTTAGCATAATAGCATTTTGTTATCCTTTAATTGCAGTTAGTACTGTTTTTAGTATGGGATCTAGAAGTGTTAGAAATCCTAAATTAGGAATGATTTGTAGTGCAATAGCTCTTATAAGTAATATAATATTAAATTACGGATTAATTTTTGGTAACTTAGGATTACCTGCATTAGGAGTTAAAGGCGCAGCCTTAGCAACTGTTATTGCTAGATTAATTGAATTTTTACTTTTAGTTAGCTATGTTTATGTGTTTAAAAAGAATTATATTTTAAGATTCAATTTAAGTAATTTAAAATCTATAGATAAATCATTTATAAATGCGTTTTTTACTAAAAGTACACCAATATTATTAAATGATTCTGGATGGGCTATAGGAACTGTGTTATATTCTGTAGCATATTCTAAAGCAGGTACTTCTGCTATTGCTGCAAGTCAAATAGCTACAAGTACAGGTAACTTTTTTATAATGACTGCTGTTTGCGTAGCCATAGGAGCTTCTATCATGCTAGGAAATGAACTTGGAGCAGATAATAAAGAAGTTGCTATTGATTATGCTAAAAAGTTTTCTAAGATTGTATTTATTGTAGGTACAATATTAGGCATACTACTTATATTTAATATTCCTATGTTACTTAAAATGTTTAGCGTATCTGATAGTCTAGCTCCTGATATTATTAAGATATTTGTTATTATGGGACTATTAATGGGACTTAAGTCTTTTAATACACTTTTAATTATAGGTGTATTAAGAAGTGGTGGAGATACTAAATACTCTTTATTCTTAGAATTAGGATGTATGTGGTTAGTTTCACTTCCTCTTACTTTTATATTCGCTATTAAAGGAGCTCCTATTTACGTACTTGTTCTTCTTACTTATTCTGAAGAAATTGTAAAATTCATATTTGGTGTTCCTCGAGCTATGTCCAAAAAATGGGTTGCTAATATAGTAAAAGAAATTAATTAA
- a CDS encoding glycoside hydrolase family 13 protein — protein MSIIYDSWMESHKKPFGALEIGEDININIEAISDVKEIYLILETNEDIKKEIKMENKSNGIFTIDKYKFEKENIYFYYFKSIEGETLDVKYYGKSYDCGECVEYYDINYINKYQITVSRKTESPKWFKEGILYHIFVDRFNRTGKINNPKKNSFIYANWEDTPMYIKNKENEVIRWDFHGGNLKGIISKLNYLKGLGVTVIYLSPIFKSQSNHKYDTGDYKTIDPMFGDEEIFKELIYKASKKGINIILDGVFSHTGDDSIYFNKYGNYDSLGAYQSKNSKFFSWYNFKDHPNEYDCWWGVKSLPNVNETENSYMDYIIRDKDSVIKKWMNYGVKGWRLDVVDELPSKFLEALKKETLNIDNESVIIGEVWEDASNKISYNERRKYFLGNQLNGVTGYVFKNIVVDFLKGNVNSQDVYNRFMTIKENYPKDAFKSNLNLLGTHDTRRILTELNEEKELLKLAVFIQMTFEGVPYVYYGDEAGLIGETDPDNRRTYPWENEDKDILNFYKKIIKERKNNKLLSSGETKFLKLSNQNILGYIRYIKTDKILVLINRSNVKEKIEIEGNKFIKKKLLITLEPKSHNLIKID, from the coding sequence AAACTAATGAAGATATAAAAAAAGAAATAAAAATGGAAAATAAATCAAATGGTATTTTTACTATAGATAAATATAAATTTGAAAAAGAAAATATTTATTTTTATTACTTTAAGTCCATAGAAGGAGAAACTCTAGATGTAAAATACTATGGGAAAAGTTATGATTGTGGAGAATGTGTAGAATACTATGACATAAATTATATAAATAAATATCAAATTACAGTTAGTAGAAAAACAGAAAGTCCGAAATGGTTTAAGGAAGGTATACTATATCATATATTTGTTGATAGATTTAATAGAACTGGTAAAATAAATAATCCTAAAAAAAATAGTTTTATATATGCAAATTGGGAAGATACTCCTATGTATATAAAAAATAAAGAAAATGAAGTTATAAGATGGGATTTTCATGGTGGAAATTTAAAAGGAATTATTAGTAAACTGAACTATCTAAAGGGTCTAGGTGTAACTGTAATATACTTAAGTCCTATATTTAAATCTCAAAGTAATCATAAATATGATACAGGAGATTATAAAACTATTGATCCTATGTTTGGTGATGAAGAAATATTTAAAGAATTAATATATAAGGCAAGTAAAAAAGGAATAAATATTATTTTAGATGGCGTATTTAGTCATACTGGAGATGATAGTATTTATTTTAATAAATATGGAAATTATGATTCTTTGGGTGCTTATCAATCTAAAAATTCTAAGTTCTTTTCATGGTATAATTTTAAAGACCATCCAAATGAATATGATTGTTGGTGGGGAGTTAAATCACTACCAAATGTAAATGAAACGGAAAATTCTTATATGGACTATATTATAAGAGATAAAGATAGTGTAATAAAGAAGTGGATGAACTATGGAGTTAAAGGATGGAGACTTGATGTAGTAGATGAGCTTCCTTCTAAATTTTTAGAAGCTTTAAAAAAAGAGACATTAAATATAGATAATGAGTCTGTTATTATAGGAGAGGTATGGGAAGATGCATCTAATAAAATTAGCTATAATGAAAGGCGTAAATACTTTTTAGGAAATCAATTAAATGGTGTAACCGGGTATGTATTTAAAAATATAGTGGTGGATTTTTTGAAAGGAAATGTAAATTCACAGGATGTATATAATAGATTTATGACAATAAAAGAAAATTACCCTAAGGATGCATTTAAATCCAATTTGAATTTATTAGGGACACATGATACAAGAAGAATTTTAACTGAGTTAAATGAAGAAAAAGAACTTCTTAAATTAGCTGTATTTATTCAAATGACATTTGAGGGAGTACCATATGTTTACTATGGAGATGAAGCAGGATTAATAGGAGAAACAGATCCTGATAATCGAAGAACATATCCTTGGGAAAATGAAGATAAAGATATATTAAATTTTTATAAAAAAATAATTAAGGAAAGAAAAAATAATAAGTTACTATCAAGTGGAGAAACTAAATTTTTAAAATTATCAAATCAAAACATACTTGGGTATATTAGATATATTAAAACCGATAAAATTTTAGTATTAATAAATAGATCAAATGTTAAAGAGAAAATTGAGATAGAAGGTAATAAATTTATAAAGAAAAAGTTATTAATTACTTTAGAGCCTAAATCCCATAATTTAATAAAAATAGATTAA
- a CDS encoding redox-sensing transcriptional repressor Rex yields the protein MSNRNISMAVIRRLPKYHRYLGDLLDKDIQRISSKELSDIIGFTASQIRQDLNNFGGFGQQGYGYNVEELYNEIGKILGLSRTYNSIIIGAGNLGQAIANYAGFTKAGFKIKALFDANPRMIGLKIRDFEILDSESIEEFVSENNIDIAILCIPKNGAQDVVDRLVKVGIKGIWNFAPLDLEVPKDVIVENVNLTESLFTLSYLMNENE from the coding sequence ATGAGTAATAGAAATATTTCTATGGCTGTAATAAGAAGATTACCTAAATATCATAGATACTTAGGAGATTTATTAGATAAAGATATACAAAGAATATCTTCTAAAGAACTTAGTGATATAATTGGATTTACAGCATCTCAGATAAGACAGGATTTAAATAACTTCGGTGGATTTGGACAACAAGGATACGGATATAACGTTGAAGAATTATACAATGAGATAGGAAAAATATTAGGTTTATCTAGAACTTATAATTCAATAATAATTGGAGCTGGAAACCTAGGACAAGCTATAGCTAACTATGCAGGATTTACAAAAGCAGGATTTAAGATAAAAGCTTTATTTGATGCAAATCCAAGAATGATAGGGTTAAAAATTAGAGATTTTGAAATACTAGATTCTGAGAGCATCGAGGAGTTCGTGTCAGAAAATAATATTGATATAGCTATTTTATGTATACCAAAGAATGGGGCACAAGATGTTGTAGACAGACTTGTGAAAGTTGGTATAAAGGGAATTTGGAACTTTGCACCATTAGATTTAGAAGTGCCAAAGGATGTAATAGTTGAAAATGTAAACTTAACTGAAAGTTTATTTACATTATCATATCTTATGAATGAAAATGAATAG
- a CDS encoding ATP-binding protein, translated as MKKFALVGESGTGKSYKALELAYENNINYIVDDGILIKNNKILAGVSAKQAKTKIQAVKRAIFENIEHRECVRTKLKEEKIDKILVIGTSDKMVNKIAERLGLGSIDKTIYINEISKQEEIEIAKKSRERGNHIIPVPTLEVKSIASGLSINPIKRLFKRGNSESIIVEKTIVRPSFSYIGKFYITQNAINEIIYYELSKIKYISKINNIQFKDKIGELEVKILIEINIFEGIESIYKLQKHIMNALYKVTLINVSRVDININKIKKC; from the coding sequence ATGAAAAAATTTGCTTTAGTAGGGGAAAGTGGAACTGGTAAAAGTTATAAAGCATTAGAATTAGCTTATGAAAATAACATAAATTATATAGTAGATGATGGGATATTAATAAAAAATAATAAAATACTTGCAGGAGTTTCAGCAAAACAAGCAAAAACTAAAATACAAGCTGTAAAAAGAGCTATATTTGAAAATATTGAACATAGAGAGTGTGTAAGAACAAAGTTAAAGGAAGAAAAAATAGATAAAATACTTGTAATTGGTACTTCGGATAAAATGGTAAATAAAATTGCAGAAAGATTAGGTCTTGGAAGCATAGATAAAACTATTTATATCAATGAGATATCTAAACAAGAAGAGATAGAAATTGCAAAGAAATCTAGAGAAAGAGGAAATCATATAATTCCAGTGCCAACTTTAGAGGTTAAATCTATTGCAAGTGGATTAAGTATAAATCCTATAAAAAGGTTATTTAAAAGAGGAAATAGTGAATCTATTATTGTAGAAAAAACAATAGTAAGACCTAGTTTTAGCTATATAGGAAAGTTTTATATAACTCAAAATGCTATAAATGAAATAATTTATTATGAATTATCCAAAATTAAATATATAAGTAAGATAAATAACATTCAATTTAAAGATAAAATCGGAGAATTAGAAGTGAAGATTTTAATTGAAATCAATATATTTGAAGGAATTGAAAGTATATATAAATTACAAAAACATATAATGAATGCTTTATATAAAGTTACGTTAATAAACGTAAGTAGAGTTGATATAAACATAAATAAGATAAAAAAATGTTAA
- a CDS encoding DUF362 domain-containing protein produces MAYKINDACISCGACEAECPVSCISAGDDKYVIDAAACVECGACNGVCPVDAPQPE; encoded by the coding sequence ATGGCTTATAAAATCAATGATGCTTGTATAAGCTGTGGTGCTTGCGAAGCTGAGTGCCCAGTTAGCTGTATATCAGCTGGAGATGACAAATATGTTATAGATGCAGCTGCTTGTGTTGAGTGTGGTGCTTGTAACGGAGTTTGTCCAGTAGATGCTCCACAACCAGAATAA
- a CDS encoding Glu/Leu/Phe/Val family dehydrogenase, translated as MAEKTLNVLEIARSQVKTACDKLGADPAVYEILKNPMRVLEVSFPIKMDDGTVRTFTGYRSQHNNACGPFKGGLRFHPAVCMDEVKALSTWMTFKCSVVGIPYGGGKGGMAIDPTEFSQGELERISRGFARAIAPIIGEKEDIPAPDVNTNGQIMAWMVDEYANVTGEFQPGVFTGKPVDFYGSLARNEATGYGVATMAMEAAKKKGIDVSNVTVGLQGFGNVGSFAGMYIDEAGAKVIYVEDHTGTIYNENGIDMKALMAYNKEHRCIKGFPGAEPVEQSVIITEVDILMPCALENQITSANAADIKAKIVCEGANGPTTPEADHILFEKGVTLVPDILANSGGVTVSYFEWVQNLMRYNWTFEEVQEKQKALMIKAFEEIWALAGDRNVEMRTAAYMMSIKRIADAMKLRGWYTEAPAQEVAPSLV; from the coding sequence ATGGCTGAAAAAACTTTAAATGTTCTAGAGATAGCAAGATCTCAAGTGAAGACTGCTTGTGATAAGTTAGGGGCTGATCCAGCAGTATACGAAATATTAAAAAATCCAATGAGAGTTTTAGAAGTATCATTCCCGATTAAGATGGATGATGGGACTGTAAGAACATTTACAGGATATAGATCACAACATAATAATGCATGTGGACCATTTAAAGGTGGATTAAGATTCCATCCAGCAGTTTGTATGGACGAGGTAAAAGCATTATCTACATGGATGACTTTTAAGTGTTCTGTAGTAGGTATACCATATGGTGGTGGTAAAGGTGGTATGGCTATAGATCCTACAGAGTTTTCTCAAGGCGAATTAGAGAGAATATCTAGAGGGTTTGCTAGAGCTATAGCTCCAATAATAGGAGAAAAAGAAGATATACCAGCTCCAGATGTTAATACAAATGGACAAATAATGGCATGGATGGTTGATGAATATGCCAATGTTACAGGGGAGTTCCAACCAGGAGTATTCACTGGTAAGCCAGTTGATTTCTACGGATCTTTAGCAAGAAATGAAGCAACAGGATATGGTGTTGCTACAATGGCTATGGAAGCAGCTAAGAAAAAGGGAATAGATGTGTCAAATGTTACAGTAGGTCTTCAAGGATTTGGAAATGTTGGAAGCTTTGCAGGTATGTACATAGATGAAGCTGGAGCAAAGGTTATATATGTAGAAGACCATACAGGAACTATATATAATGAAAATGGAATAGATATGAAAGCTTTAATGGCTTATAATAAAGAACATAGATGTATAAAAGGATTCCCAGGGGCAGAACCTGTAGAGCAAAGTGTAATAATTACAGAAGTAGATATTTTAATGCCTTGTGCTTTAGAAAACCAAATAACTTCTGCTAATGCAGCTGATATAAAAGCTAAAATAGTATGTGAAGGTGCTAACGGGCCAACAACTCCAGAAGCAGATCATATATTATTTGAAAAAGGTGTTACATTAGTACCAGATATACTAGCTAATAGTGGTGGTGTTACTGTTTCTTACTTTGAATGGGTACAAAATTTAATGAGATACAACTGGACTTTCGAAGAAGTTCAAGAAAAACAAAAAGCATTAATGATAAAAGCTTTTGAAGAAATATGGGCATTAGCAGGTGATCGTAATGTAGAAATGAGAACAGCTGCATATATGATGTCTATAAAGAGAATAGCTGATGCAATGAAATTAAGAGGATGGTATACAGAGGCTCCTGCTCAAGAGGTAGCTCCATCTTTAGTTTAA
- a CDS encoding ABC-F family ATP-binding cassette domain-containing protein: MIVLSCNNLNKSFGIDTVLENISFTVNEGDKVGIIGVNGTGKTTLFKVLSGIYGYDSGDIYLGKGVEIGYLEQNTNFQSDKTIYEEVLEVFSDLMEMEKYIRNLEIKISEESSNPQSKELDKLMNEYSHKLELFSELNGYGYKSEVKGILKGLGFSDEDMQTPINILSGGEKTRVLLSKLLLKNPSLLLLDEPTNHLDSDAIEWLEVFLKQYKGTVIIISHDRYFLDQVVNRVFEIHNKRLKTYNGNYSKFIELSKVEKELEVKKYEDQQKEIKKQEESIERLKAYGREKHLKRARSKEKMLDKVDVLDKPDVFRKKASIQFNPAVSSGNDVLEVKDLSMGYGERILFKDINFNIYRGEKVALIGANGIGKSTLFKIIMNEIVPLTGNTKLGTNVHVDYFHQEQKTLNLDNTIIDEIWNDHPNLNQTTLRNMLGSFLFEDEEVFKKISTLSGGERARVAILKLILSNSNFLLLDEPTNHLDIDSKEVLEEALLNYTGTLFTISHDRYFLNTVVDKILVLDSEGITEYLGNYNYYMEKKKQALEMNTVETVEEKTKTQLKDEKRKEREQREIEKKARVRRQNIEKEIEEIEAKIEELDLLMCQEDVYSNPEKSKEVSQNKSNLEENLNNLYEEWEQLM, translated from the coding sequence ATGATTGTTTTGTCATGTAATAACTTAAATAAAAGTTTTGGAATAGATACTGTATTAGAAAATATTAGTTTTACTGTAAATGAAGGAGATAAAGTCGGAATTATCGGGGTCAACGGAACCGGTAAAACAACTTTATTCAAAGTTCTATCAGGTATATATGGTTATGATAGTGGAGATATATACCTTGGAAAGGGTGTTGAAATTGGATACCTTGAACAAAACACAAACTTTCAATCCGATAAAACCATTTATGAAGAAGTTTTAGAAGTATTTTCTGATTTAATGGAAATGGAAAAATATATAAGAAATTTAGAAATAAAAATTTCTGAAGAAAGTTCAAACCCACAATCTAAGGAATTAGATAAACTTATGAATGAATACTCTCATAAACTTGAATTATTTTCAGAATTAAACGGATACGGGTATAAGTCGGAAGTTAAAGGTATATTAAAAGGCCTAGGTTTTTCTGATGAAGATATGCAAACTCCAATAAATATTTTATCTGGAGGAGAAAAAACTAGAGTACTTCTTTCAAAATTATTACTTAAAAATCCTTCACTTCTGTTATTGGACGAGCCTACTAACCACCTTGACTCAGATGCCATTGAATGGCTTGAAGTTTTCTTAAAACAATACAAAGGAACTGTAATTATTATTTCACATGATAGATATTTCTTAGACCAAGTAGTTAATAGAGTTTTTGAAATTCATAATAAAAGATTAAAAACATACAATGGAAATTATTCTAAGTTTATAGAATTATCCAAGGTTGAGAAAGAATTAGAAGTAAAAAAATATGAAGATCAACAAAAAGAAATTAAAAAGCAAGAAGAGTCTATAGAACGTTTAAAAGCTTATGGTCGGGAAAAACATTTAAAAAGAGCTCGAAGCAAGGAAAAAATGTTAGATAAAGTTGATGTATTAGACAAACCCGATGTATTTAGAAAAAAAGCTAGCATTCAATTTAATCCTGCAGTATCTAGTGGTAACGATGTTTTAGAAGTAAAGGACTTATCTATGGGTTATGGCGAAAGAATACTTTTTAAAGATATAAACTTTAATATATATAGAGGAGAAAAAGTAGCTTTAATAGGAGCTAATGGTATAGGAAAATCTACATTATTTAAAATTATAATGAACGAAATTGTTCCTTTAACAGGTAATACTAAACTAGGTACAAATGTTCATGTGGACTATTTCCATCAAGAACAAAAAACTCTTAACTTAGATAATACAATAATCGATGAGATTTGGAATGATCATCCTAATCTAAATCAAACTACTCTTAGAAATATGCTTGGTTCATTTTTATTTGAAGATGAAGAAGTATTTAAAAAAATCTCTACACTAAGTGGTGGTGAAAGAGCAAGAGTGGCAATATTGAAACTTATATTATCAAACTCTAACTTCTTATTACTAGACGAACCTACAAATCACCTTGATATAGATTCAAAAGAAGTATTAGAAGAAGCTCTTTTAAATTATACAGGGACTTTATTTACAATATCTCATGATAGATATTTTTTAAATACTGTTGTCGATAAAATTTTAGTTTTAGACTCTGAAGGTATTACTGAATACCTAGGAAATTATAACTACTATATGGAAAAGAAAAAACAAGCTTTAGAAATGAATACTGTAGAGACTGTTGAAGAAAAAACAAAAACTCAACTAAAAGATGAAAAGAGAAAAGAAAGAGAACAGAGAGAAATAGAAAAAAAAGCTAGAGTTAGAAGGCAAAATATAGAAAAGGAAATTGAGGAAATCGAGGCTAAGATTGAAGAACTAGATTTACTTATGTGCCAAGAAGATGTTTATTCTAATCCTGAAAAATCTAAGGAAGTTAGTCAAAATAAATCTAATCTTGAAGAAAATTTAAATAATCTATATGAAGAATGGGAACAGCTAATGTAA